In Pirellulales bacterium, one genomic interval encodes:
- a CDS encoding PIN domain-containing protein has translation MVEVVLLDAGPLGLVSHPRPSMEAAAWLAQLVVAGIEVLVPEIADYEVRRELLRANRTRGIERLNEMKDELGYLPITTEAMLRAAELWAEARRHGRPTAGNESLDADVILAAQAEMIRGREVLVASTNPKHIKRFVPAEDWRDIQP, from the coding sequence ATGGTTGAAGTCGTCCTGCTCGACGCGGGCCCGTTGGGGTTGGTGTCGCATCCGCGGCCATCGATGGAAGCCGCCGCGTGGTTGGCTCAACTCGTCGTCGCGGGCATTGAGGTTCTGGTGCCCGAAATCGCCGACTACGAGGTTCGCCGCGAATTGCTGCGGGCAAACCGCACTCGTGGCATTGAACGGCTGAACGAGATGAAGGACGAACTTGGTTATCTGCCGATTACCACCGAGGCGATGCTGCGTGCCGCGGAGTTGTGGGCCGAGGCCCGGAGGCACGGCCGGCCGACCGCGGGCAACGAATCGTTGGACGCCGATGTCATTCTCGCCGCGCAGGCCGAAATGATCCGAGGCCGAGAAGTCCTGGTTGCTTCTACCAACCCCAAGCACATCAAGCGTTTCGTCCCCGCCGAGGATTGGCGCGACATTCAGCCATGA
- a CDS encoding type II toxin-antitoxin system HicB family antitoxin: MELTAVFMEVPEGFIAFVQELPGTNTQGKTLDEARENLREAVELILEANRELAEKSLAGQAVVREPFALTGP, translated from the coding sequence ATGGAGCTCACTGCCGTTTTCATGGAAGTGCCCGAGGGGTTCATTGCCTTCGTCCAAGAACTGCCGGGAACCAACACGCAGGGGAAAACTCTCGACGAAGCGAGAGAGAACCTTCGGGAGGCCGTCGAGCTCATCCTGGAAGCAAATCGCGAGTTGGCCGAGAAGTCGTTGGCTGGCCAAGCGGTGGTCCGTGAGCCGTTCGCGCTGACCGGCCCATGA
- a CDS encoding ferredoxin family protein: MAFVVAQPCFGCKYTDCVVVCPVECFYEGEKMLYIHPDECTDCGACEPECPVEAIFYEDAVPEAWRDFIALNAEMAPQCPQITQRKQPLAKPSAHP; this comes from the coding sequence ATGGCGTTTGTTGTGGCTCAGCCCTGCTTTGGCTGCAAGTATACCGATTGCGTGGTGGTTTGCCCGGTCGAGTGCTTTTATGAAGGCGAAAAGATGCTCTACATCCATCCGGACGAATGCACCGACTGCGGCGCCTGCGAGCCGGAATGCCCGGTGGAAGCGATCTTCTACGAGGATGCCGTGCCCGAAGCGTGGCGGGATTTCATCGCCCTGAACGCCGAAATGGCGCCGCAATGCCCGCAGATCACCCAGCGCAAGCAGCCGCTGGCAAAGCCGTCCGCCCACCCGTAG
- a CDS encoding DoxX family protein, with amino-acid sequence MFALVLLRLTLGWHFFYQGLVKLEDPQFSSAAFLGQAKGPLGDLYRSLLDDWDGRKTLAKENRDQLVKRFDEYLQKFRDLYKLGPEQAASAEHIAAARKTQTLDFLKENEQDLDTYLHELDRLASAKESPSGAAKPAAAAPAEPDQRPKPSTTWSFPPYQQKRVWDKQTELQGQFKGWLKDLDGYFAAFQQDLENLLDDEQRTRAENSRPLAGRPTQIEQVDKIVSYGVTAIGVCLLAGLFTRLASFAGALFLLSIVLAQPDWPGLYPVPHPSVGHSLFVNKEFVEMMAMFALATTHVGRWGGLDFFIHYCFVRPLFGRKEAPPAKREKR; translated from the coding sequence GTGTTTGCCCTGGTCTTGCTGCGGCTGACCCTCGGCTGGCACTTTTTCTACCAGGGCCTGGTCAAGCTCGAAGATCCGCAGTTTTCCTCGGCCGCTTTTCTCGGCCAGGCCAAGGGGCCGCTGGGCGACCTCTATCGCTCGCTGCTCGACGATTGGGACGGCCGCAAGACGCTCGCCAAAGAGAACCGCGACCAGCTCGTAAAGCGGTTCGACGAGTATCTGCAGAAGTTCAGGGACCTCTACAAACTGGGGCCGGAGCAGGCCGCGTCGGCCGAGCATATCGCCGCCGCCCGCAAAACCCAGACGCTGGATTTCCTGAAAGAGAACGAACAGGATCTCGACACCTACCTGCACGAGCTCGACCGGCTGGCGTCAGCCAAAGAATCGCCCTCCGGAGCGGCCAAACCGGCCGCCGCGGCGCCGGCCGAACCCGATCAGCGACCCAAGCCGAGCACCACTTGGTCGTTCCCGCCCTATCAGCAAAAACGGGTCTGGGACAAGCAAACGGAGCTGCAGGGGCAGTTCAAGGGCTGGCTCAAGGATCTCGACGGCTATTTCGCCGCCTTTCAGCAGGATCTCGAAAACTTACTCGACGACGAACAGCGCACCCGTGCCGAAAACAGCCGCCCGCTGGCCGGCCGGCCGACGCAGATCGAGCAAGTCGATAAGATCGTCAGTTACGGCGTGACGGCCATCGGCGTCTGCCTGCTGGCCGGCCTCTTCACCCGGCTGGCCAGCTTCGCCGGCGCGCTGTTTTTGCTGTCGATCGTGCTGGCCCAGCCCGATTGGCCAGGGCTTTATCCGGTGCCGCACCCGTCGGTCGGGCATTCGCTGTTCGTGAACAAGGAATTCGTCGAAATGATGGCGATGTTTGCCCTGGCCACGACGCATGTCGGCCGCTGGGGCGGACTCGATTTCTTCATCCACTATTGCTTCGTCCGGCCGCTGTTCGGCCGGAAGGAAGCGCCGCCCGCCAAGAGAGAAAAACGATGA